TCGTGGTGCGCAACATCGCCGCCGGCTCGCTGGCGACCCGCCTCGGCCTCGAGGAGGGCACGCAGCTGCCGCGCTCGATCATCGAGTTCTACTACAAGAACGATGCGCTCAACGACCCGATGGTCTCGGAAGAGCACATCACCGCCTTCGGCTGGGCCACGCCGCAGGAGATCGACGACATCATGGCGCTGGCGATCCGCGTCAACGACTTCCTCTCCGGCCTCTTCCTCGGCGCCGGCATCCGCCTCGTCGATTTCAAGATGGAGACCGGCCGGCTCTGGGAAGGCGAGATGATGCGCATCGTCGTCGCCGACGAGATCAGCCCGGATTCGTGCCGGCTCTGGGACATCAAGTCGAAGGACAAGATGGACAAGGACCGCTTCCGCCGCGACATGGGCGGCCTGATCGAGGCTTACTCGGAAGTCGCCCGCCGTCTCGGCATCCTCGGCGAGAACGAGAACCCCGGCCCGACCGGACCGCGCCTGGTGCAGTGAGGGTCGTCACCCGGCCACAATCGCAGATGAAGCGGGAGCGCATGCGCTCCCGTTTTCATGTCGCGACCCTGATTCTCGCTGCCGGCCTGCTGCTCGCCGGCTGCACGAACCAGTTCGGCGCCGGGATCGCCGACCTGCCGGCCTCGGAGGGCTGGAACCGGCTGCCGATCGGCTCCTGGGTGCTGAATGACGGGCTGGAAGCCCGCGCGATGGTTTTCTGCCCGCGCGAAGCTTGTGTCCAGCAGGGCTTCGCCGCGGTGATCGCCCTTGAAGGTGAACAGGCCAGGCAGATGGAGCAAGCCCTGTCCGAAAGCCCGGCGCGCCTTGGACAGGCCTTCGCCCAGATGGCGGCAGCGAAGGCGGCCGAACGCCGCAAGGCCCAGCGGAACCAGAAGAGGAAGGCCGAGCCGAAGGCGGCCCGCAGCGCGACGGATGTCGCCCGGTTCGATTCGGCGGAAGCGCGCGGCATCCTCGTCACCATCCGCTCGCTCGATACGCCCGGCCGAGAGGCCGTCACCGCCATCCTCTATGCCCGCGAGGCCGACAAGCTGGTCGTCGCGCTCGCCATAAGCGACAGGGCGGACGCCGCCCGCCGCGACGCGGAAGCCGCCTGGCGCAGCCGCTGATTCACGTGAAACGGCGGGAAACGGTTGAGCCCGCCCCGATTCATCGTTAAGGCACGCCCCAACAACGCTCGTCCGGAGATCCCCATGAAAGCCCGCGTCACCGTCACCCTGAAGAACGGCGTGCTCGATCCGCAGGGCAAGGCGATCGAAGGTGCGCTGAAGTCGCTCGGCATCGACGGCGTCGATTCGGTTCGCCAGGGCAAGGTCTTCGACATCGAGCTCTCGGGCTCGGACAAGGCCGCCGCCGAGGCCGCGCTCAAGGCAGCCTGCGACAAGCTCCTCGCCAACACCGTGATCGAGAACTACCGCGTCGAGATCGGAGCCTGAGCAATGAAGGCCGCCGTCATCACCTTTCCCGGCTCCAACCGTGACGGCGACGTCGCCAAGGCGCTGAAGCAGGCTGGCGCCGAAGTCGTCCATGTCTGGCACGGCGATACCGAGCTGCCGGCCGGGATCGACCTCGTCGTGCTGCCGGGAGGCTTCTCCTATGGCGACTATCTGCGCACCGGCGCCATCGCCGGCCGCGCCCACATCATGGACGCAACCCGCGCCCACGCCGCCCGCGGCGGCTATGTGCTCGGCATCTGCAACGGCTTCCAGATCGCCTGCGAGGCGGGCCTTCTGCCCGGCATCCTCGTGCGCAACGCGCATTTGAAATTCGTCTGCAAGCGCCAGCACCTCACGGTCGAGCGCAACGACACGCCCTATACCCGCGCCTATGCCAAGGGGCAGGCTATCGATGTCTGCATCGCACATGGCGAGGGCAACTACATCGCCGATGCCGAGACGTTGGCACGCCTTGAGGGCGAGGGCCTCGTCGCCTTCCGCTACGCCGATGCCGACGGCAAGGTCACGGCCGAAGCGAACCCGAACGGCTCGCTGAACAACATCGCCGGCATCTATTCACCCGGCTTCAACGTGCTCGGCCTGATGCCGCATCCCGAGAATCTGATCGATTCGCTGGTCGGCGGCACCGATGGGCGCGGCCTGTTCGAGAGCCTCGTCTCCAGCCGCAAGGCGGCCTGAACAGCGTCATTCTCGGGCTCGCCCCGAGAATTTCTTCCAGAAGAGACCGCCTCTTTCGGCATGAGATGCTCGGGTCGAGCCCGAGCATGACGCGCTGATCAGCGCGCCTTCAGCGCCCGCGCAAGCAACTTCGCCGCAGCCGCCTGGTCGAGCGGGCCGACATGCTTGTCGAGGATGCGCCCGTCCGGCCCGATGACGAAGGTTTCGGGCACGCCGTAGACGCCCCATTCGATCGCCGACCGCCCGCTGCGATCCACGCCGACGGCCGAGAACGGGTTGCCGAGCGCGCCGAGGAAGCGGCGGGCATTCTCCGCCTCGTCCTTGTAGTTCATCCCGACCAGCGCGATCTTGCCCTGCTTCACGGCGTCCGTTTCGGCGAGGCCGACGAGCACGGGATGCTCGACCCGGCAGGGCGCGCACCAGCTCGCAAAGACGTTGACCAGCGTCGCCCGCCCCTTGGCCAGGTCGGCATTGCCGAAGGCAGGGACCGGCTGCCCGTCGCGCTGCAGGCCTTCCAATGGCGCGAGCGTGATCGCGGGGGCGACGCGCCCGACCAGCGCGGACGGAATCTTGCTGGCATCGCCCGAGAACAGGCCGATGCCGAAGACGATCGCCAGCGCCCCGAAGATGATCAGCGGCACGAGGAAGACGAGCGGCGAACGGCGCGGAGGCAGGGTCTCGATCTGGCTCATGATGCCTCCCGGCCCGAGCGGCGGCCGGCACCGCGCTGCTCCAGCGCGTCGAGCGCGCGCTTCTGGGCGCGGTGATCGCGCAGGATCGAGAGCGTCAGCCCGGCGAGGATGATCACGGCCGCGCCATAGGATGCGAGGATGAAGCCGGCATGCGGCCCGAGGCTGTCCGTGAGTGCGGTCATGCCGGCACGCCCTGCGAAGCGAGCCGGTCGAGCCGCTCCGCTTCGAGGATCGTCAGCGTCCGCACGCGCCGGCGCATGATCTCGGCGCGCATCGCGACCATATGCAGCGCCAGCGCGAACAGCGTGAAGCCGACGGCGAGGATCAGCAGCGGCCACAGCATGGAGGGATGGATCGTCGGCCCGCCCAGGCGCAGCACCGAGGCCGGCTGGTGCAGCGTGTTCCACCAGTCGACCGAGAACTTGATGATCGGCACATTGACGAAGCCGACCAGCGTCAGGATGGCGACGGCGCGCGCCGCGCGCGACGGCTCGTCCAGTACGCGCCAGAGCGCGATAATGCCGAGATAGACCAGCAGCAGCACGAGGACGGAGGTCAGCCGCGC
Above is a genomic segment from Bosea sp. NBC_00550 containing:
- a CDS encoding heme ABC transporter permease translates to MQRLIDLANPTRFMRFSATILPWVAGASLLLIAVGLYLAWFVAPADYQQGETIRIMFIHVPAAWLAMMFYSLMALSALGTLVWRHPLADVAQKAAAPIGACFALVCLITGALWGKPMWGTYWVWDARLTSVLVLLLVYLGIIALWRVLDEPSRAARAVAILTLVGFVNVPIIKFSVDWWNTLHQPASVLRLGGPTIHPSMLWPLLILAVGFTLFALALHMVAMRAEIMRRRVRTLTILEAERLDRLASQGVPA
- the purS gene encoding phosphoribosylformylglycinamidine synthase subunit PurS yields the protein MKARVTVTLKNGVLDPQGKAIEGALKSLGIDGVDSVRQGKVFDIELSGSDKAAAEAALKAACDKLLANTVIENYRVEIGA
- a CDS encoding DsbE family thiol:disulfide interchange protein; the encoded protein is MSQIETLPPRRSPLVFLVPLIIFGALAIVFGIGLFSGDASKIPSALVGRVAPAITLAPLEGLQRDGQPVPAFGNADLAKGRATLVNVFASWCAPCRVEHPVLVGLAETDAVKQGKIALVGMNYKDEAENARRFLGALGNPFSAVGVDRSGRSAIEWGVYGVPETFVIGPDGRILDKHVGPLDQAAAAKLLARALKAR
- the ccmD gene encoding heme exporter protein CcmD, whose protein sequence is MTALTDSLGPHAGFILASYGAAVIILAGLTLSILRDHRAQKRALDALEQRGAGRRSGREAS
- the purC gene encoding phosphoribosylaminoimidazolesuccinocarboxamide synthase — protein: MDFLKPRYIPMNRRRRIYEGKAKVLYEGPEPGTLIQHFKDDATAFNAKKHEVIDGKGVLNNRISEHIFSNLNDIGVPTHFIRRLNMREQLIREVEIIPLEVVVRNIAAGSLATRLGLEEGTQLPRSIIEFYYKNDALNDPMVSEEHITAFGWATPQEIDDIMALAIRVNDFLSGLFLGAGIRLVDFKMETGRLWEGEMMRIVVADEISPDSCRLWDIKSKDKMDKDRFRRDMGGLIEAYSEVARRLGILGENENPGPTGPRLVQ
- the purQ gene encoding phosphoribosylformylglycinamidine synthase subunit PurQ; this encodes MKAAVITFPGSNRDGDVAKALKQAGAEVVHVWHGDTELPAGIDLVVLPGGFSYGDYLRTGAIAGRAHIMDATRAHAARGGYVLGICNGFQIACEAGLLPGILVRNAHLKFVCKRQHLTVERNDTPYTRAYAKGQAIDVCIAHGEGNYIADAETLARLEGEGLVAFRYADADGKVTAEANPNGSLNNIAGIYSPGFNVLGLMPHPENLIDSLVGGTDGRGLFESLVSSRKAA